Genomic window (Festucalex cinctus isolate MCC-2025b chromosome 7, RoL_Fcin_1.0, whole genome shotgun sequence):
ATTTGGACACAAATAGTGCTTTGCTGCTATCATGTGGTGTTTTGTTGGCCACTGAAATACAatcaagtgagttgaggagtttcattcaggcaaaaataattattttaagtaTATATAGGTCATTATTACTCATTGATTTTGACTGTGTTGGCGTTCCCTAATTCCAGTGAAGAGTTGTGGTCATTGCCTCTTCCGTTTCCAGGCTTCCTTCCAGTGGAGCGCCACATCCAGGAACACAGCAGACTCCAACATCAGACAGCCATCGCTTCACGAGTTCAGCAAGCTGCACACCAGAGCCTAAAACTGACAGGTCGGCCTGGATAATTGATAATGTACATTGTGTACAAGTCCAACCTCGGAATATCGTTTCTGAATAACTTGATGCGTGCAGACCTGCTTTGGGAGGCCTGCTGAGCTCCTCGTACAGGCAGCATCAGGAGTCTTTAGCCGCAGAGAGGGAGAGGAGGCGCATGGAACGAGAAGAGCGACTGCAGAGGATCGAAAGGGAGGAGAGGGATCGCTTCAAGTCAGTCCCACCTTGCAAAACGCAGCGCTGTCGTTATGGTGCCAATCCTGacaatcgttttttgttttgtttttttgttttttttgctttatctgTCCGTCTCAGTCGAGACTATGTTGACAAAAGGGAAGAAGCAAGACAAGCCAGAGAGGAAAGGTGGGTTTTATTTGGTGCGATTGCGTTTACATTAACTGATAATATTGTTGCAGTTGTACAGTTgcagtttgatttaaaaaaaaaaaagaaaagcatcaTCGTAATTTGGCACGATCCTCTGCCGTCCGTGGCAGGTTAAAGGCCGCCGAGAGGCTCGCAGCCGACGAGTATGAGCGAGAGCGCCCCACCGTGCCCGTGAGAGGCCGCACGGAGATCACGCTGTGCTTGAGTTCCAATCCCAGCGTCCGCTCGCCATCCCGCTGCGTCACCACGTCATCCATTGCCTCACAACAAGACAAGGCACCCGATGCTCAGCAGACGGcgggtaaaaaagaaaatgtgtgatATTAAAAAGGAGAAAAGATGCACTTACGTAACCTAAAATGACAGTTTTTACTGTGATTATAATAAAATTGCATATGGATTGAAGTTATAAAGAAGTTTCTGAATAATATGATTTTCACACACTTTACCgatttgacattttgaaatatTCCTCACAGGAAATAAATCTATCCCGGCATCAAAACCTGGCTCTCCAGCAAGAACACCAAGTCCAACATCAGAGTTAACGGGATCAAAACATTGTCCCTCACCTCCCTCGCAACCAAATATGGCTGCAAGAGAGCCGCCAGCGGACACGCAGGACGTTTCTCACATTCAAGCAGTCCACAATGGAGCTGAAGAGGAACGAGTGGGGAACCAAGAGAGACGGCAAGAAGGGAAGCTTGAGGAGCGTGTGCAGTGTGAGTCTGGGAGGGAAGTCGAAGAGCTGGTGGACAGGCTGGAAGTGGCTGATGAAGCACAGGTAGCCAGTATGGTCGTGGTAGCAGATGTGGAGGATGTGGAATTGGAAGACGGTGAGATAGTTGCGACGATTGAGAGGGATGTCGAGGAAAGTATCGTGCTGAGCGAGAAGGAGAGACAGAACGAGGAGGTGAACGAGAAGGACAACTGTTCGGCATCCAGCATCTCCTCCACCAGCAGCACTCTGGAGAGGGAGGAGCGTGAGGAAAAAGGCAAAAATGACATTGAAGCAGGTATTACGTGaagctttttttctttgaaaaaggGAGAGGAAAACGTCTCCTCACGGCcacaaatgatttttaaaacaaacacatgaTGACCATTTGTAgatgaggtttaaaaaaaaaacattttaaaaatgtcagtgtcaatatatgtaaaatattgtaattgattttaatattaatataaaactatgtcaaattgtttgttttcaaattgtaTTTGACTGTTTACAATGagtaaattatttaataaaatgtagTCTGTATAAATACGGTAAGTCAATTATGATTAATTAAGCATGTATTTAATTagatagtcatttaaaaaaaaattgaggcaTAACAAAAGTTGATTTGTCAACAACTAATTGAtgtcaaattaattaataattattttgagATTCAATTTATCAATTGGACaccttgtttaatttaaaattggccaaatttcaaaatttcagcctctcaacagtaaatattctcgGATTTCTTTTGTCCCGCataaaagaagactgattaaaAAGAAGATTCTTgtgttgaattaaaataaaaaaaaatgcatgttcaTCATAAAtacaatgatcaacattttttttttgaacatgttTATGAACCAAAAAAGTAACAGAATCTTAATTTATGTGCATTTTTGCAACtatcaatttaaaataatgtcctgtttttgaatAAAGCGATGGAACCTAAAGCATTTCGATTCATCAATTAATCGACAGAATAattgattatttaaaataatcgtAAATAGCAGCCttcaaaatgggaaaaaaatgtaaatgtcaatttttaacaaaaaataaataaaaaaacgtgaaAGAACGGACAGTGTGTCATACTTTGAGCATGTATTGATCGCATGGTTTCCTCCCAACAGGCCAGTGGAGCGATTGCATCGAAGTCTCGGAAGAGAACGACATCCTCACCAACAAGCGCTTCATGCTGGACATGCTCTACGCTCACACCTCCAACAGGGAGGGCGACATCGGAGGAGGGGAGACGGAGAAAGAAACTCGATGTAAATGTGAAAAGGACCCAGAGGCAGCCGACGCCTCCGTGGCCAGCTTGGCCAGCAGGATCTCCACGCTGGAGGCTCACAGGCAGGCCAGAGAAgaaaatgtgaagaaaatggaGGTGGACATCGCGGACAAGCAAGGAACTGTCCGGGCCGTGGCGGAGAAATTTGGTGACTTGGTCAAAGGGTTGACGTCTCCGACAGAAGCGGAGGCGTCAAAGGAGCTGCAGCGCGCTCTGGCGGACAAATCCTCCGGCGGCATCCCGTCGGCCCAGAAGAAGGAATCGGACCAAATTTGGGAGCAGCTGATGGCCGCGCCCAGGGAGCTGCGCATCAAGGAAATGGATTTCACCGACCTGCGGGACGAGGATGACGTGGATATTTTAGAAATGGACAGCATGATGGCGCCCGGTGACCATctcccaccgccgccgccgccgccgcctcctccgccGTGCAATGCCGTTAGAGCGCCACCCCCGCCTCCTCCCATCCTTGGCAAAATGGTGCGACCGCCTCCACCCTTCATGCCACCTCCTTCCTCTCAGCTGAATCGGGGGGATGCTCCCCTATTcctcaagaagaagaagacaattCGGCTTTTTTGGAGGGAGGTGCGCCCCCTGGAATGGCAGTGCAAGAGCCATAAGTTCTGTAAGGACTCACTCTGGTCCAAATTGGAGCCACTCAAACTGGACACATCCAAGCTGGAGCAGCTTTTTGAGTCCAAATCCAAGGAGCTTCCCGTTACCAAGGTACAGCAGCAGCACTGATGACAATTTGGAGCCACCGCTTCACCGCTTTcacttgcccatccctgatcTGCACCAATGAAATACTGTCAAGAGATGAATTCacataatgaatgaatgaatgaatgagtgagATGGCTGTCTCGCGTTTTGTCTCATTAGAAATCAGCAGTTGACGGCAAACGACACGAAATCATAGTCCTGGACTCCAAACGCAGCAACGCCATCAACATCGGTTTGACAGTCTTACCGCCTCCTCGTACCATCAAGACGGCCATCCTCAACTTTGATGAGTATGCACTCAACAAAGAAGGTATTGAGGTAAGAATAAACAACACgtctactagggatgtaacgataacacgATATCGTGAcataaaaactgccacaatatcatcgtcatgttcgcaatatttaaatgcaacacatctgttataaaaagtccggttgatttccatttgtgcagttctagcaccctctcgtggctgttttttttttagtgcaatttaatttttattagggatgttttggcccttctatgtttaaaatcgacactaattctcagatgaaggggagcataatatgcctgtgaactaACAACCCAGTCAATATGTGGGGAAACTcaatggatgtgtgtgtgtacattaacaacataacataataatgataataataataataataaaacataataataattagagctgtgcaattaattgaaattcaaggaAGGCGATGAGCGCTTGATAAAGGATCCCCCCGGGAACGCCGCGTCCCGCTCACTTGTCATGTCGTCTCCTCGTAGAAAATCCTGAGCATGATCCCCACGGAGGAAGAGAAGCAGCGGATCCAAGAGGCTCAGCTGCTCAATCCCGAAATTCCGCTGGGCAGCGCTGAGCAGTTCCTCCTCATCCTGTCCTCCATCAGCGAGCTGTCGGCCCGCCTCCATTTGTGGGCCTTCAAGATGGACTACGAGCTCATCGAGAaggtcgctcgctcgctcgctcgctttcATCGCATGCACGTGCATCCCTTCAATTCAAGTAGAAGTTGACAAATAAAGTTCACATGCTGCTCTCAGATACGCTATTATACGCACAACCTGCCTGTCACTCTATGTCACTGGCATAGAAAGTAGTGGCGGGCAATGACGGGTTAAATACCTCTGTGGAAATGTCACTCCTAATTTCTAATAAGATTTTCTTCCTAATGGGGCAACAAAGTGGGAgaatggtttaaaaaacaaacaaaaaaacatggaagtGGATTTTGTAATATGGCACTTTATTGTGAAAGGTCAACCTGATGTGCTGCTCTCGTGTTTGTAGGAAGTCGCGGAGCCGCTGCAGGATCTGAAAGAAGGGATGGACCAACTGGAGAACAACACGACCCTCCGCGACATCTTGACCACATTGTTAGCCATTGGCAACTTCCTCAACGGCACCAATGTCAGCAAAACGCAAATTATAATCTCATCATTGTCACTTTGTGGCCTAACTTTGGATTACATGTCCTTTTTAGTCATATTCTTAAATTCAACCTTTGATATCacttgacaataacatgttatatgtgacctcactagtctaaacatgacgttctgattaatatcacatcagtggaatatgagttgtgccgcaaaatccagcatttttcatccatatcagaaggcggccattttgacacttgctgtcgactgaagatgacatcatagttgctcagcaggagctgtaattggttgttacctgagacctgagtaactgtgatgtcatctttttttttttttttttttgatgtcatcttcatgcgacggcaagtggcaaaatggccgccttctgatattgatgaaAACTTCTGgatttttgctgcataactcatatttcacaaacacaatattaagcaaaatactgtatttagattagtggggccgcatagaaaatgttattgtcaaaaaaaaaaaaaaaatggggggttgccttcccctttaaattttgACACAACACTGacttattgttttgattttgtttgtttgttttttacatcaaTAGTGCAACATTAAAAGTGATTGTAAGGCCAACATGTCGGTTACGTTagcaaagttgtttgaaatgttGTGGGTTACTTGCTCATTTTTGTCTTTCATGACGATACTAAAGTGTGTAAGCCTGTCTCAGCATTTACGTCTCCACATAcaatttactgtactgtattattgatttattgatttattattgaAGCATAAAAACATGGAGCGATTGTCAGGCAGATGGCCACAAAGaagagaaaagaggaaagtagggGACTTTTCAGAAAGGGGCCCTCATGCAGACCTTGCGCTATCTTCACTTTTCTAATCTTGTGACTGACGTCCTTTCAAAGACTGGACAGTGTGGGAAagctcagacaaaaaaaaatcaatgtttgAGGGATTGCGTATTTTCTGGAGGCGAGTGTGTCGTCTGCGATGTGCTTTTATGAATGAGGGACAAACACGCAAGGGGAAAGTCCAAGTCATGGACATCATAAAAAAGTTGGTTGCCATAAATAACGTCTGGAATTTTGGTTTTCAATTTGACATTTGAAGCTGGCGGAGGAACAAAGGAGGTTATGTTTGCGTCTTTCATGTAATTTTCTGGCTTGAGATTTCACAATCTGAGGCTCGCGCGGCCTGGAAGTCGATTGCGGTTCCCGATAATCACCAGCTAACGAAGCGACGTATCTTCTTGGCACGCGTCGAGAGCCGATCTGCGTCTTTGCCAGAGAGGAAATGCGCTGACATTTGACCTTTTGATCGCTGCCGTCAGAATGTGCAAACGCAAcatcctatttatttattttttttctgctttttgacGGCCTCGCGTTTGCTTGCTCTCCAGGCCAAAGGCTTTGAGCTGAGTTACCTGGAAAAAGTCCCCGAGGTGAAGGACACGGTTCATAAGCAGTCCCTGCTGCACCACACCTGTGCCATCGTGGTGGAGAAGTTTCCGGACAGCTCCGATCTCTACTCGGAGATTGGAGCCGTCACCCGTCTGACCAAGGTGGGAATTGTGCACAACACTGCACGGCCTTATTTTCTAAGTTTGATCTTCTCGAATTGCTGAAGAAATACGAATATAAATGTCAAAGGTCAGCTGTATGCGCTAGTCAAATGTCTGAGAGAGATACAGGTACACCATTACctgtgctttgtttttgtttttttcctttgtcaGGTGGACTTTGACCAACTTCAAGACAATCTAGCTCAGATGGAGCGAAGGTGCAAAGCATCATGGGATCACCTCAAGGTCATCGCCAAACACGAGATGAAACCGGCgttgaaacaaaaaatgtccGACTTCCTCAAAGACTGCGCGGAGAGGATCATCATTCTGAAGATCGTACACAGGAGGATCATCAACAGGTACGCGTTTGCTTTGATTAgcgcttttctttttgttttttttcgcctcTCATGCGCGCTTGTGACGTTTTCCTCGCAGGTTTCACGCCTTCCTGTTGTTTCTGGGCCATCCGATATCGGGCGTCCGCGACGTCAGCATCCATCGCTTTAGCAAGATCCTCAGCGAGTTTGCGCTGGAGTACCGCACGACGCGAGAGCGCGTGCTACAGCAGAAACAGAAGAGGGCCAATCATCGCGAGAGGAACAAGACCAGAGGAAAACTGATCACTGATGTAAGTGGACAAAAACTTTGACTGGATTCCGCCTCCAtttgctgctctctctctctttgtttAGTTTGAATTGTCCCCACTCAAGCTGCTGGTTTGAAAGCACCATGTGACCATTTCAAAGCCGTGCAATTGCTTACTGGACATTCCACCTGGATTTAATCCAACTCCTAAaacgacacttttttttaaaaagtcaaggttttaaaAGTAGCCACTACTAAGATGAAAGTGATGCAGTTATTCGCTTACATGCCTTTTGATTAGtgtgctctaaaaaaaaaaaaagtactagttagccccaatggcaacatgagtagcccacggATCTGTTAGCTAACTGGTGACACTGTAACGTGCTCCAaagaatttttaaaaacatgctggccattttttgtaataactaccattgctttaagcaacctcttcaggtcagaatgCTCTagcaggagagaaaaaaaaacgtatagaaATATTTTTGCCGTGAAAgaccttttattaaaaaaacatatttatacgtttttgggtttgaatgagtcaaTATAccaaacattttgaattttgtttaaaaataaaacagattgtTTTCAAAAATA
Coding sequences:
- the fhod3b gene encoding FH1/FH2 domain-containing protein 3 isoform X1, with translation MATFVCRVQFLDDTDPFNSTNFPEPSRAPVYTFREDIPLINQIAGVHRLLKAPHKPDDCALQLSHNGSYLDLESTLAEQKDELEGFQEEGGRGRKHNLILRTQLSVRVHACIEKLYNSTGRELRRALFSLKQIFQDDKDLVHEFVVAEGLTCLIKVGAEADQNYQNYILRALGQIMLFVDGMNGLIAHEEIIQWLYTLVGTKFRLVVKTSLKLLLVFVEYTESNATLFIQAVNVVDAKSGTKVWGNIMEILNEKDGVDTELLVYAMTLINKTLAGLPDQDSYYDMVDCLEEHGIEALAQRHLSRKGSDLDLVEQLNIYETTLRREDGDDERQLPPSDRKERRRASMGGTNERRGLERRRSRRHSLQNNRGRVSAPVSPCGPHVSGSGYLPFGGQHVEDVSERDEEEEEEGEEDLEDEEEADDESHPVIESSRQDHHSLTLTKTCWDERLPSSGAPHPGTQQTPTSDSHRFTSSASCTPEPKTDRPALGGLLSSSYRQHQESLAAERERRRMEREERLQRIEREERDRFNRDYVDKREEARQAREERLKAAERLAADEYERERPTVPVRGRTEITLCLSSNPSVRSPSRCVTTSSIASQQDKAPDAQQTAGNKSIPASKPGSPARTPSPTSELTGSKHCPSPPSQPNMAAREPPADTQDVSHIQAVHNGAEEERVGNQERRQEGKLEERVQCESGREVEELVDRLEVADEAQVASMVVVADVEDVELEDGEIVATIERDVEESIVLSEKERQNEEVNEKDNCSASSISSTSSTLEREEREEKGKNDIEAGQWSDCIEVSEENDILTNKRFMLDMLYAHTSNREGDIGGGETEKETRCKCEKDPEAADASVASLASRISTLEAHRQAREENVKKMEVDIADKQGTVRAVAEKFGDLVKGLTSPTEAEASKELQRALADKSSGGIPSAQKKESDQIWEQLMAAPRELRIKEMDFTDLRDEDDVDILEMDSMMAPGDHLPPPPPPPPPPPCNAVRAPPPPPPILGKMVRPPPPFMPPPSSQLNRGDAPLFLKKKKTIRLFWREVRPLEWQCKSHKFCKDSLWSKLEPLKLDTSKLEQLFESKSKELPVTKKSAVDGKRHEIIVLDSKRSNAINIGLTVLPPPRTIKTAILNFDEYALNKEGIEKILSMIPTEEEKQRIQEAQLLNPEIPLGSAEQFLLILSSISELSARLHLWAFKMDYELIEKEVAEPLQDLKEGMDQLENNTTLRDILTTLLAIGNFLNGTNAKGFELSYLEKVPEVKDTVHKQSLLHHTCAIVVEKFPDSSDLYSEIGAVTRLTKVDFDQLQDNLAQMERRCKASWDHLKVIAKHEMKPALKQKMSDFLKDCAERIIILKIVHRRIINRFHAFLLFLGHPISGVRDVSIHRFSKILSEFALEYRTTRERVLQQKQKRANHRERNKTRGKLITDSGKFGVAHPDAPESQPRGIRYAEDAAEHENMKAVLKGGVRGGGGGGGGGDGDGDASAVPGLRARTRAGATTAHVPVPPRCLANDDAITCTDDTADEIMERIVRSATQGPAHRTQPRERRRSRVNRKSLRRTLKSGLTCEEADVLGLSGASHAQA
- the fhod3b gene encoding FH1/FH2 domain-containing protein 3 isoform X2, which encodes MATFVCRVQFLDDTDPFNSTNFPEPSRAPVYTFREDIPLINQIAGVHRLLKAPHKPDDCALQLSHNGSYLDLESTLAEQKDELEGFQEEGGRGRKHNLILRTQLSVRVHACIEKLYNSTGRELRRALFSLKQIFQDDKDLVHEFVVAEGLTCLIKVGAEADQNYQNYILRALGQIMLFVDGMNGLIAHEEIIQWLYTLVGTKFRLVVKTSLKLLLVFVEYTESNATLFIQAVNVVDAKSGTKVWGNIMEILNEKDGVDTELLVYAMTLINKTLAGLPDQDSYYDMVDCLEEHGIEALAQRHLSRKGSDLDLVEQLNIYETTLRREDGDDERQLPPSDRKERRRASMGGTNERRGLERRRSRRHSLQNNRGRVSAPVSPCGPHVSGSGYLPFGGQHVEDVSESLTLTKTCWDERLPSSGAPHPGTQQTPTSDSHRFTSSASCTPEPKTDRPALGGLLSSSYRQHQESLAAERERRRMEREERLQRIEREERDRFNRDYVDKREEARQAREERLKAAERLAADEYERERPTVPVRGRTEITLCLSSNPSVRSPSRCVTTSSIASQQDKAPDAQQTAGNKSIPASKPGSPARTPSPTSELTGSKHCPSPPSQPNMAAREPPADTQDVSHIQAVHNGAEEERVGNQERRQEGKLEERVQCESGREVEELVDRLEVADEAQVASMVVVADVEDVELEDGEIVATIERDVEESIVLSEKERQNEEVNEKDNCSASSISSTSSTLEREEREEKGKNDIEAGQWSDCIEVSEENDILTNKRFMLDMLYAHTSNREGDIGGGETEKETRCKCEKDPEAADASVASLASRISTLEAHRQAREENVKKMEVDIADKQGTVRAVAEKFGDLVKGLTSPTEAEASKELQRALADKSSGGIPSAQKKESDQIWEQLMAAPRELRIKEMDFTDLRDEDDVDILEMDSMMAPGDHLPPPPPPPPPPPCNAVRAPPPPPPILGKMVRPPPPFMPPPSSQLNRGDAPLFLKKKKTIRLFWREVRPLEWQCKSHKFCKDSLWSKLEPLKLDTSKLEQLFESKSKELPVTKKSAVDGKRHEIIVLDSKRSNAINIGLTVLPPPRTIKTAILNFDEYALNKEGIEKILSMIPTEEEKQRIQEAQLLNPEIPLGSAEQFLLILSSISELSARLHLWAFKMDYELIEKEVAEPLQDLKEGMDQLENNTTLRDILTTLLAIGNFLNGTNAKGFELSYLEKVPEVKDTVHKQSLLHHTCAIVVEKFPDSSDLYSEIGAVTRLTKVDFDQLQDNLAQMERRCKASWDHLKVIAKHEMKPALKQKMSDFLKDCAERIIILKIVHRRIINRFHAFLLFLGHPISGVRDVSIHRFSKILSEFALEYRTTRERVLQQKQKRANHRERNKTRGKLITDSGKFGVAHPDAPESQPRGIRYAEDAAEHENMKAVLKGGVRGGGGGGGGGDGDGDASAVPGLRARTRAGATTAHVPVPPRCLANDDAITCTDDTADEIMERIVRSATQGPAHRTQPRERRRSRVNRKSLRRTLKSGLTCEEADVLGLSGASHAQA
- the fhod3b gene encoding FH1/FH2 domain-containing protein 3 isoform X3; amino-acid sequence: MATFVCRVQFLDDTDPFNSTNFPEPSRAPVYTFREDIPLINQIAGVHRLLKAPHKPDDCALQLSHNGSYLDLESTLAEQKDELEGFQEEGGRGRKHNLILRTQLSVRVHACIEKLYNSTGRELRRALFSLKQIFQDDKDLVHEFVVAEGLTCLIKVGAEADQNYQNYILRALGQIMLFVDGMNGLIAHEEIIQWLYTLVGTKFRLVVKTSLKLLLVFVEYTESNATLFIQAVNVVDAKSGTKVWGNIMEILNEKDGVDTELLVYAMTLINKTLAGLPDQDSYYDMVDCLEEHGIEALAQRHLSRKGSDLDLVEQLNIYETTLRREDGDDERQLPPSDRKERRRASMGGTNERRGLERRRSRRHSLQNNRGRVSAPVSPCGPHVSGSGYLPFGGQHVEDVSERLPSSGAPHPGTQQTPTSDSHRFTSSASCTPEPKTDRPALGGLLSSSYRQHQESLAAERERRRMEREERLQRIEREERDRFNRDYVDKREEARQAREERLKAAERLAADEYERERPTVPVRGRTEITLCLSSNPSVRSPSRCVTTSSIASQQDKAPDAQQTAGNKSIPASKPGSPARTPSPTSELTGSKHCPSPPSQPNMAAREPPADTQDVSHIQAVHNGAEEERVGNQERRQEGKLEERVQCESGREVEELVDRLEVADEAQVASMVVVADVEDVELEDGEIVATIERDVEESIVLSEKERQNEEVNEKDNCSASSISSTSSTLEREEREEKGKNDIEAGQWSDCIEVSEENDILTNKRFMLDMLYAHTSNREGDIGGGETEKETRCKCEKDPEAADASVASLASRISTLEAHRQAREENVKKMEVDIADKQGTVRAVAEKFGDLVKGLTSPTEAEASKELQRALADKSSGGIPSAQKKESDQIWEQLMAAPRELRIKEMDFTDLRDEDDVDILEMDSMMAPGDHLPPPPPPPPPPPCNAVRAPPPPPPILGKMVRPPPPFMPPPSSQLNRGDAPLFLKKKKTIRLFWREVRPLEWQCKSHKFCKDSLWSKLEPLKLDTSKLEQLFESKSKELPVTKKSAVDGKRHEIIVLDSKRSNAINIGLTVLPPPRTIKTAILNFDEYALNKEGIEKILSMIPTEEEKQRIQEAQLLNPEIPLGSAEQFLLILSSISELSARLHLWAFKMDYELIEKEVAEPLQDLKEGMDQLENNTTLRDILTTLLAIGNFLNGTNAKGFELSYLEKVPEVKDTVHKQSLLHHTCAIVVEKFPDSSDLYSEIGAVTRLTKVDFDQLQDNLAQMERRCKASWDHLKVIAKHEMKPALKQKMSDFLKDCAERIIILKIVHRRIINRFHAFLLFLGHPISGVRDVSIHRFSKILSEFALEYRTTRERVLQQKQKRANHRERNKTRGKLITDSGKFGVAHPDAPESQPRGIRYAEDAAEHENMKAVLKGGVRGGGGGGGGGDGDGDASAVPGLRARTRAGATTAHVPVPPRCLANDDAITCTDDTADEIMERIVRSATQGPAHRTQPRERRRSRVNRKSLRRTLKSGLTCEEADVLGLSGASHAQA
- the fhod3b gene encoding FH1/FH2 domain-containing protein 3 isoform X4 translates to MLFVDGMNGLIAHEEIIQWLYTLVGTKFRLVVKTSLKLLLVFVEYTESNATLFIQAVNVVDAKSGTKVWGNIMEILNEKDGVDTELLVYAMTLINKTLAGLPDQDSYYDMVDCLEEHGIEALAQRHLSRKGSDLDLVEQLNIYETTLRREDGDDERQLPPSDRKERRRASMGGTNERRGLERRRSRRHSLQNNRGRVSAPVSPCGPHVSGSGYLPFGGQHVEDVSERDEEEEEEGEEDLEDEEEADDESHPVIESSRQDHHSLTLTKTCWDERLPSSGAPHPGTQQTPTSDSHRFTSSASCTPEPKTDRPALGGLLSSSYRQHQESLAAERERRRMEREERLQRIEREERDRFNRDYVDKREEARQAREERLKAAERLAADEYERERPTVPVRGRTEITLCLSSNPSVRSPSRCVTTSSIASQQDKAPDAQQTAGNKSIPASKPGSPARTPSPTSELTGSKHCPSPPSQPNMAAREPPADTQDVSHIQAVHNGAEEERVGNQERRQEGKLEERVQCESGREVEELVDRLEVADEAQVASMVVVADVEDVELEDGEIVATIERDVEESIVLSEKERQNEEVNEKDNCSASSISSTSSTLEREEREEKGKNDIEAGQWSDCIEVSEENDILTNKRFMLDMLYAHTSNREGDIGGGETEKETRCKCEKDPEAADASVASLASRISTLEAHRQAREENVKKMEVDIADKQGTVRAVAEKFGDLVKGLTSPTEAEASKELQRALADKSSGGIPSAQKKESDQIWEQLMAAPRELRIKEMDFTDLRDEDDVDILEMDSMMAPGDHLPPPPPPPPPPPCNAVRAPPPPPPILGKMVRPPPPFMPPPSSQLNRGDAPLFLKKKKTIRLFWREVRPLEWQCKSHKFCKDSLWSKLEPLKLDTSKLEQLFESKSKELPVTKKSAVDGKRHEIIVLDSKRSNAINIGLTVLPPPRTIKTAILNFDEYALNKEGIEKILSMIPTEEEKQRIQEAQLLNPEIPLGSAEQFLLILSSISELSARLHLWAFKMDYELIEKEVAEPLQDLKEGMDQLENNTTLRDILTTLLAIGNFLNGTNAKGFELSYLEKVPEVKDTVHKQSLLHHTCAIVVEKFPDSSDLYSEIGAVTRLTKVDFDQLQDNLAQMERRCKASWDHLKVIAKHEMKPALKQKMSDFLKDCAERIIILKIVHRRIINRFHAFLLFLGHPISGVRDVSIHRFSKILSEFALEYRTTRERVLQQKQKRANHRERNKTRGKLITDSGKFGVAHPDAPESQPRGIRYAEDAAEHENMKAVLKGGVRGGGGGGGGGDGDGDASAVPGLRARTRAGATTAHVPVPPRCLANDDAITCTDDTADEIMERIVRSATQGPAHRTQPRERRRSRVNRKSLRRTLKSGLTCEEADVLGLSGASHAQA